A window of Diabrotica virgifera virgifera chromosome 9, PGI_DIABVI_V3a contains these coding sequences:
- the LOC126892700 gene encoding uncharacterized protein LOC126892700: protein MSDYINRPRWEDQSTDDIKESLTPIERKLADTLTVVEVEGKRGRKVPVILTPIIKESIDLLIRHRYQCNISSQNKYIFARSNPSLSHLRGHDCLNKTCEEVQLENASLISGRKLRKYVATVCQLFNMSENEYDWLARHLGHDIRVHREFYRLHESAVELTKVSRLLIAVDKGEASRFAGKRIEDISIEDLPYLEDEADNIEPESEDENIEIDLNNVAGVPEEQTTKRRIAKKG from the exons ATGAGCGATTATATTAACAGACCAAGGTGGGAAGATCAAAGTACAGATGATATAAAGGAATCATTGACACCAATTGAGCGCAAGTTGGCCGATACTCTAACTGTCGTTGAAGTAGAAGGAAAGAGAGGAAGAAAAGTTCCAGTAATTTTGACGCCCATAATAAAAGAGTCTATCGATTTGCTGATTCGACACCGGTATCAGTGTAACATTTCTTCGCAAAACAAATACATTTTTGCGAGATCAAATCCATCATTAAGCCACCTCAGAGGTCATGACTGCTTGAATAAGACATGTGAGGAAGTACAACTTGAAAACGCGTCACTGATCAGTGGAAGAAAGCTAAGGAAGTATGTAGCGACGGTTTGTCAGTTGTTCAACATGTCAGAGAATGAATATGATTGGCTGGCAAGACATTTAGGACATGACATAAGAGTACATAGAGAATTTTACAGATTGCATGAAAGTGCAGTAGAATTAACTAAAGTCAGCAGGCTACTGATTGCTGTAGACAAAGGTGAAGCCAGCCGATTTGCCGGAAAACGCATTGAGGATATTTCCATAGAAG ATTTGCCGTATTTGGAGGACGAAGCAGATAACATTGAACCAGAAAGTGAGGACGAAAATATTGAAATAGATCTAAATAATGTAGCGGGAGTGCCTGAAGAACAAACAACGAAAAGACGAATCGCAAAAAAAGGTTAg